In Zea mays cultivar B73 chromosome 7, Zm-B73-REFERENCE-NAM-5.0, whole genome shotgun sequence, the following proteins share a genomic window:
- the LOC100283312 gene encoding carbonic anhydrase isoform X2: protein MASGVLHRSASLCLRPAAGSSADSGRGHGAVMIGDSRTRVAALRLGGSSRSRSCLSSCFPCFHRFRRELLSVTMASRDHTGLTRQLLDFQHDTIDEVGAGHDPFIDLKARFMDFKQRNYVEKFSNYQTLAEQQTPKFMVVACADSRVCPTAVLGFQPGEAFTVRNVANLVPPYEHGGTETSAALEFAVNTLQVENVLVIGHSRCGGIQALMSMKDDSTSGSFIKNWVSIGKSARLSTKAAAGNMSFDIQCKHCEKESINSSLLNLLTYPWIEKRVNEGTLNLHGGYYNFVDCTFEKWTLLYREGLEGGSKYAIKNRSTWC, encoded by the exons ATGGCTAGCGGCGTCCTCCATCGCTCCGCCTCCCTATGTCTCCGCCCGGCCGCCGGCTCCTCCGCCGACTCCGGCCGGGGCCACGGCGCGGTTATG ATCGGTGATTCGAGGACGCGCGTTGCTGCTCTGCGGCTGGGAGGATCTAGCCG GTCACGCAGCTGTCTGTCTTCATGCTTCCCTTGCTTCCATCGTTTTCG GAGAGAGTTATTATCTGTCACAATGGCCTCCAGAGATCACACTGGCTTGACCCGACAACTTCTTGATTTTCAACATGATACAATAGATGAGGTAGGCGCAGGACATGACCCATTCATTGATTTGAAAGCGAGATTCATGGACTTTAAACAGAGAAACTATGT GGAAAAATTTTCAAATTACCAAACCCTTGCTGAGCAGCAAACACCAAAG TTCATGGTGGTTGCTTGTGCTGACTCCAGGGTCTGCCCTACCGCTGTTTTGGGGTTTCAGCCTGGGGAAGCATTTACAGTTCGTAATGTGGCAAATTTGGTACCACCATATGAG CATGGGGGGACAGAGACTAGTGCAGCACTAGAGTTTGCTGTCAATACCCTCCAG GTAGAAAATGTACTGGTGATAGGCCACAGTAGGTGTGGGGGCATCCAGGCACTAATGAGCATGAAAGATGATTCGACCTCCGG AAGCTTCATTAAAAACTGGGTTTCAATTGGGAAGAGCGCAAGGTTAAGCACGAAAGCTGCAGCTGGAAATATGAGTTTTGACATACAGTGCAAACATTGTGAAAAG GAATCAATAAATAGTTCTCTGTTGAACTTGTTAACATACCCATGGATTGAGAAGAGGGTGAATGAAGGCACTTTGAATCTTCATGGAGGCTACTACAACTTCGTCGATTGCACATTTGAGAAATGGACATTGTTGTACCGTGAAGGGTTGGAAGGTGGAAGCAAGTATGCCATAAAGAACCGGTCCACCTGGTGTTGA
- the LOC100283312 gene encoding carbonic anhydrase isoform 1 (isoform 1 is encoded by transcript variant 1) — translation MASGVLHRSASLCLRPAAGSSADSGRGHGAVMIGDSRTRVAALRLGGSSRRELLSVTMASRDHTGLTRQLLDFQHDTIDEVGAGHDPFIDLKARFMDFKQRNYVEKFSNYQTLAEQQTPKFMVVACADSRVCPTAVLGFQPGEAFTVRNVANLVPPYEHGGTETSAALEFAVNTLQVENVLVIGHSRCGGIQALMSMKDDSTSGSFIKNWVSIGKSARLSTKAAAGNMSFDIQCKHCEKESINSSLLNLLTYPWIEKRVNEGTLNLHGGYYNFVDCTFEKWTLLYREGLEGGSKYAIKNRSTWC, via the exons ATGGCTAGCGGCGTCCTCCATCGCTCCGCCTCCCTATGTCTCCGCCCGGCCGCCGGCTCCTCCGCCGACTCCGGCCGGGGCCACGGCGCGGTTATG ATCGGTGATTCGAGGACGCGCGTTGCTGCTCTGCGGCTGGGAGGATCTAGCCG GAGAGAGTTATTATCTGTCACAATGGCCTCCAGAGATCACACTGGCTTGACCCGACAACTTCTTGATTTTCAACATGATACAATAGATGAGGTAGGCGCAGGACATGACCCATTCATTGATTTGAAAGCGAGATTCATGGACTTTAAACAGAGAAACTATGT GGAAAAATTTTCAAATTACCAAACCCTTGCTGAGCAGCAAACACCAAAG TTCATGGTGGTTGCTTGTGCTGACTCCAGGGTCTGCCCTACCGCTGTTTTGGGGTTTCAGCCTGGGGAAGCATTTACAGTTCGTAATGTGGCAAATTTGGTACCACCATATGAG CATGGGGGGACAGAGACTAGTGCAGCACTAGAGTTTGCTGTCAATACCCTCCAG GTAGAAAATGTACTGGTGATAGGCCACAGTAGGTGTGGGGGCATCCAGGCACTAATGAGCATGAAAGATGATTCGACCTCCGG AAGCTTCATTAAAAACTGGGTTTCAATTGGGAAGAGCGCAAGGTTAAGCACGAAAGCTGCAGCTGGAAATATGAGTTTTGACATACAGTGCAAACATTGTGAAAAG GAATCAATAAATAGTTCTCTGTTGAACTTGTTAACATACCCATGGATTGAGAAGAGGGTGAATGAAGGCACTTTGAATCTTCATGGAGGCTACTACAACTTCGTCGATTGCACATTTGAGAAATGGACATTGTTGTACCGTGAAGGGTTGGAAGGTGGAAGCAAGTATGCCATAAAGAACCGGTCCACCTGGTGTTGA
- the LOC100283312 gene encoding carbonic anhydrase isoform 2 (isoform 2 is encoded by transcript variant 2), with protein MASRDHTGLTRQLLDFQHDTIDEVGAGHDPFIDLKARFMDFKQRNYVEKFSNYQTLAEQQTPKFMVVACADSRVCPTAVLGFQPGEAFTVRNVANLVPPYEHGGTETSAALEFAVNTLQVENVLVIGHSRCGGIQALMSMKDDSTSGSFIKNWVSIGKSARLSTKAAAGNMSFDIQCKHCEKESINSSLLNLLTYPWIEKRVNEGTLNLHGGYYNFVDCTFEKWTLLYREGLEGGSKYAIKNRSTWC; from the exons ATGGCCTCCAGAGATCACACTGGCTTGACCCGACAACTTCTTGATTTTCAACATGATACAATAGATGAGGTAGGCGCAGGACATGACCCATTCATTGATTTGAAAGCGAGATTCATGGACTTTAAACAGAGAAACTATGT GGAAAAATTTTCAAATTACCAAACCCTTGCTGAGCAGCAAACACCAAAG TTCATGGTGGTTGCTTGTGCTGACTCCAGGGTCTGCCCTACCGCTGTTTTGGGGTTTCAGCCTGGGGAAGCATTTACAGTTCGTAATGTGGCAAATTTGGTACCACCATATGAG CATGGGGGGACAGAGACTAGTGCAGCACTAGAGTTTGCTGTCAATACCCTCCAG GTAGAAAATGTACTGGTGATAGGCCACAGTAGGTGTGGGGGCATCCAGGCACTAATGAGCATGAAAGATGATTCGACCTCCGG AAGCTTCATTAAAAACTGGGTTTCAATTGGGAAGAGCGCAAGGTTAAGCACGAAAGCTGCAGCTGGAAATATGAGTTTTGACATACAGTGCAAACATTGTGAAAAG GAATCAATAAATAGTTCTCTGTTGAACTTGTTAACATACCCATGGATTGAGAAGAGGGTGAATGAAGGCACTTTGAATCTTCATGGAGGCTACTACAACTTCGTCGATTGCACATTTGAGAAATGGACATTGTTGTACCGTGAAGGGTTGGAAGGTGGAAGCAAGTATGCCATAAAGAACCGGTCCACCTGGTGTTGA
- the LOC100283312 gene encoding carbonic anhydrase isoform X1, giving the protein MPRTALLRLAAASTRASSAPAARRLYSSSHSHGHGSEEHAITREDEQLPPPPHGPDPGVRRLPRRRGEHRRELLSVTMASRDHTGLTRQLLDFQHDTIDEVGAGHDPFIDLKARFMDFKQRNYVEKFSNYQTLAEQQTPKFMVVACADSRVCPTAVLGFQPGEAFTVRNVANLVPPYEHGGTETSAALEFAVNTLQVENVLVIGHSRCGGIQALMSMKDDSTSGSFIKNWVSIGKSARLSTKAAAGNMSFDIQCKHCEKESINSSLLNLLTYPWIEKRVNEGTLNLHGGYYNFVDCTFEKWTLLYREGLEGGSKYAIKNRSTWC; this is encoded by the exons ATGCCGCGGACGGCACTGCTTCGCCTTGCTGCAGCTTCGACGCGCGCGTCCTCGGCTCCCGCGGCGCGGCGGCTGTACTCGTCCTCACACTCACACGGACACGGCAGCGAGGAGCACGCGATCACTCGGGAGGATGAGCAGCTTCCACCGCCGCCCCACGGGCCGGACCCCGGCGTGCGGCGGCTGCCTCGTCGCCGTGGAGAGCATCG GAGAGAGTTATTATCTGTCACAATGGCCTCCAGAGATCACACTGGCTTGACCCGACAACTTCTTGATTTTCAACATGATACAATAGATGAGGTAGGCGCAGGACATGACCCATTCATTGATTTGAAAGCGAGATTCATGGACTTTAAACAGAGAAACTATGT GGAAAAATTTTCAAATTACCAAACCCTTGCTGAGCAGCAAACACCAAAG TTCATGGTGGTTGCTTGTGCTGACTCCAGGGTCTGCCCTACCGCTGTTTTGGGGTTTCAGCCTGGGGAAGCATTTACAGTTCGTAATGTGGCAAATTTGGTACCACCATATGAG CATGGGGGGACAGAGACTAGTGCAGCACTAGAGTTTGCTGTCAATACCCTCCAG GTAGAAAATGTACTGGTGATAGGCCACAGTAGGTGTGGGGGCATCCAGGCACTAATGAGCATGAAAGATGATTCGACCTCCGG AAGCTTCATTAAAAACTGGGTTTCAATTGGGAAGAGCGCAAGGTTAAGCACGAAAGCTGCAGCTGGAAATATGAGTTTTGACATACAGTGCAAACATTGTGAAAAG GAATCAATAAATAGTTCTCTGTTGAACTTGTTAACATACCCATGGATTGAGAAGAGGGTGAATGAAGGCACTTTGAATCTTCATGGAGGCTACTACAACTTCGTCGATTGCACATTTGAGAAATGGACATTGTTGTACCGTGAAGGGTTGGAAGGTGGAAGCAAGTATGCCATAAAGAACCGGTCCACCTGGTGTTGA
- the LOC100283416 gene encoding DNA-damage-repair/toleration protein DRT111, chloroplastic (The RefSeq protein has 1 substitution compared to this genomic sequence) produces MLGGLYGDLPPPSSAGDEDKASTASVWSSATKMAPPTLRKPSTTFAPPPSILRNQHLRPPKATYIPAPPVVAAEPAPATSFQPAFVAVQSTVLEEYDPPRPNDYEDYRKDKLRRAKEAELNKELERRRREEQDREREREQREREAREREEKDYQSRASSLNISGEEAWKRRAAMSGSGSAARTPSSPPHGDGFAIGSSSSAGLGVGAGGQMTAAQRMMAKMGWKEGQGLGKQEQGITAPLVAKKTDRRGGVIVDESSSRPPEKKPRSVNFDGQPTRVLLLRNMVGPGEVDDELEDEVASECAKYGTVSRVLIFEITQADFPADEAVRIFIQFERAEEATKAMIDLQGRFFGGRVVQATFFDEERFGRNELAPMPGEVPGFFD; encoded by the exons ATGCTCGGCGGCCTGTACGGCGACCTCCCGCCGCCGTCGTCGGCCGGCGATGAAGACAAGGCCTCCACGGCTTCCGTTTGGTCCAGCGCCACCAAGATGGCGCCTCCCACCCTCCGCAAGCCGTCCACCACCTTCGCCCCACCCCCATCTATTCTCCGGAACCAGCACCTGCGCCCGCCCAAAGCCACCTACATCCCCGCTCCCCCCGTCGTTGCCGCCGAACCCGCCCCGGCCACCTCCTTCCAGCCCGCGTTCGTCGCTGTCCAGTCCACCGTGCTGGAGGAGTACGACCCTGCCAGGCCCAACGACTACGAGGACTACCGGAAGGACAAGCTCCGGCGCGCCAAGGAGGCTGAGCTGAACAAGGAGCTTGAGAGGCGGCGCCGCGAGGAGCAAGATCGGGAGAGGGAACGCGAGCAGCGGGAGAGGGAGGCCCGCGAGCGCGAGGAGAAGGACTACCAATCCAGGGCCTCCTCCCTCAACATATCCGGCGAGGAGGCGTGGAAGAGGAGGGCAGCGATGAGCGGTAGCGGTTCTGCTGCTAGAACCCCATCGTCCCCACCTCACGGTGATGGCTTCGCCATTGGGAGCTCATCTTCTGCTGGGTTGGGTGTGGGTGCCGGCGGACAGATGACTGCTGCCCAGAGGATGATGGCCAAGATGGGATGGAAGGAAGGTCAGGGGCTTGGCAAGCAAGAGCAGGGCATCACCGCGCCACTAGTGGCCAAGAAGACCGATAGGAGGGGAGGAGTTATTGTTGACGAGAGCAGTTCTAGGCCCCCAGAAAAGAAGCCGAGATCTGTCAACTTTGATGGGCAACCAACACGAGTTTTGCTGCTCCGCAACATG GTTGGTCCTGGTGAGGTTGACGATGAGCTGGAAGATGAGGTGGCATCGGAGTGTGCCAAGTATGGGACGGTTTCTCGGGTGCTGATATTTGAGATCACACAGGCAGACTTCCCAGCTGATGAGGCTGTAAGGATATTCATACAGTTTGAGCGGGCGGAAGAAGCAACAAAGGCAATGATTGATCTGCAAGGGCGGTTCTTTGGCGGGCGTGTGGTGCAGGCAACCTTCTTTGACGAGGAAAGGTTTGGGAGGAACGAACTGGCTCCGATGCCAGGGGAAGTGCCAGGGTTTTTCGACTAA